The following coding sequences lie in one Acropora palmata chromosome 3, jaAcrPala1.3, whole genome shotgun sequence genomic window:
- the LOC141875438 gene encoding alpha-1B adrenergic receptor-like, with product MRGSPEFLREENITLVQCFYFTAPIFMSSATLATNVITCVLNVAFALCSSVGNFAIVISLWKTLPQTPENTLLGWFSFCDFLLGFFSGPAFVTFKLAEITKNFSVYCAGRFAYEFSSQIALSASFAMLTFMSVDRYLSLHFHLRYKEVVTKKRLSIAILVAFLISIFITITRFWVNRRTFIYIMKSSNFVHLCIILGVYLKILMLVRRHQTQIRRQQAHDASRTRNFESRKIFSDFARYKKYTFTVAFIIVLIVACYVPATIVTFCKEYVCTERLEHAKIMYTLMVTFIFFTTSLHPLTFIWRSRELRKAIRKIP from the coding sequence ATGCGCGGCTCTCCTGAGTTCTTGCGCGAAGAAAACATAACATTGGTACAATGTTTCTATTTCACAGCTCCCATCTTCATGAGCTCAGCCACTCTAGCTACTAATGTCATCACTTGTGTGCTGAACGTGGCCTTCGCTTTGTGCTCCTCGGTTGGAAATTTTGCCATCGTCATTTCGTTGTGGAAGACGTTGCCACAAACGCCCGAAAATACTTTACTTGGTTGGTTCTCTTTCTGTGACTTTCTTTTGGGATTTTTCTCCGGACCAGCGTTTGTGACTTTCAAATTAGctgaaataacaaagaacTTTTCAGTATATTGTGCTGGCCGATTTGCTTACGAATTTTCGTCACAGATTGCGCTTTCTGCATCGTTTGCCATGCTGACTTTTATGTCTGTCGACAGATATCTCTCACTACATTTTCATCTACGCTACAAGGAAGTTGTGACGAAAAAGCGACTAAGCATCGCCATTCTTGTGGCGTTTCTCATCTcgattttcataacaataacaagaTTCTGGGTGAATCGTCGAACTTTTATTTATATCATGAAATCAAGCAACTTTGTTCATCTTTGTATAATTCTTGGAGTTTACTTGAAAATTCTTATGCTGGTGCGACGACATCAAACTCAAATAAGAAGACAGCAGGCTCACGACGCATCACGCACGCGTAATTTCGAAAGCCGTAAGATCTTTTCTGACTTTGCTCGGtataaaaaatatacatttacAGTTGCCTTTATAATTGTACTCATTGTGGCCTGTTACGTGCCAGCCACAATCGTTACATTTTGTAAAGAATATGTGTGCACCGAAAGGCTGGAACATGCGAAAATAATGTATACACTGATGGtgacatttatattttttacgACTTCCTTACATCCATTGACTTTTATATGGCGCTCGAGGGAGTTGAGGAAGGCAATAAGGAAAATACCATAA